GGTGAAGAAGTGGTTGAGCGAGCGCGTAATATTCTGACCAATGTTGATGATCTGGTTGAGCTAGTGAAGAATCAGGGTGAGCCGATGACTGGTGAAATTCGCTTAGGTTGTATCCCGACTATTGCACCATTCTTACTAAGCCGAGTGGTTAAGATGTGTCATCAGGATTACCCTGAGTTGAGCTTGCTACTAAAAGAAGACACTACAGAACGATTGCTTGATGCGCTAGGTAAGGGTGAGCTCGATTTACTTATTTTGGCTTTGCCTGTGGACACTAGCGGCTTCCACAGTATGAAGGTGGGTATTGATCCTTTCAAAATGGTGATCCACCAAGATTTGTCATTAGACATGGCACAGCCAATTAATTACCAAGAAATGCCTGATGAAAGTATTTTTCTGCTGCAGGCTGAGCACTGTATAACGGGCCACGCAATAACTGCTTGCCAGCTAGGTAACAGCGCTAAGATTAATCCGTTTGCCGCCACGAGCCTGCATACCTTGGTACAAATGGTGAATAGCAAGTTAGGTACTACTTTTTTACCGCAAATGGCTATCGATGCAGGGATATTGCACGACACTGATTTGAATATCATGTTGCCGCCAGGTGAGTCTCCGTATCGTGATATTGGTTTGGTTTGGCGCCAAACTACCAGTCGCATTAAAACCTTTAGAACCTTAGGTCTAGCGATTAGAGAGAAGTTGTTGCAACAAGCTGAATAAATATAGCAATTGAACACAAGTGGAATAGATACTTAAACGGCGTACATATGAATATGTGCGCCGTTTTGTTATGTAGGATATAGGTGTTTGGGACGATTTGTTTGGCGCTAATTACTGGCAGAGCGTTTAGGGGCAACGCCAAAAACTTCAGTGGGGTGTTGTTTGCCCTTGAGGGTAACAAGACCTAAGTTATCCAGAACATACTGGCTGTCAGTCAAGTCTAGACGCTGTTGTAAGCTACCAGAAATAAGCATGCGCTGACCTAGCGGCGTACACTGGTCTTGCAGTCTTGCTAAGGTATTGAGTACATCGCTAAAGAAGCTAATCTCTTGTTTGTGTACACCAACTACGGCTGCTACGACCTGGCCACAATGTGCTGCGGCTTTAAACTTAGGCACAAATCCATATTGCTCTTCAAAGTAACTGCGTTGCCAGTTAAGTTGCTGACAAAACTCATAGTAAATGTTCATGCAGCGATCATTTTTCACGCCTTCTTTTAGCGGCCAATGAATTAGCACTGCATCACCCATATAACGGTAAATTTCAGCTTCGTTGTTAGTTACTGTGTCAGCAAGCATGCTAAAGCTATCTTGAATCAAGCGACTAAAGCGATAGTCACCGAGCTTTTCTGCATGGGCGGTAGAAGATGCCATGTCGATAAATAGAAACAGGCGTTGCTCGTACCTTGGTTGGTGATACTTGCCCATACCAATGTTAAGTAGCACTCGTGGGCCTACTAAAAGCCCCATTTGCTCAATAAAAGCCAGGCCAACACGTACCGCAACTAAATATAGAATGAGTGATTGAAACGCTGGAGTATATAGAATGTGCGCTGTGAGCATTTGCCTTAGCGTCACCATGTGGTTTTCAATAGCCCACATATTTAAGAATTGGGTGACATAAGCCAGCGTCATCGCCCCTAGCAACAGGAATAAACCTTTGAAAATTACCGAGAAGATATAGGGCAGGCGACTAATGGCACTGATGTCGGCAATGACATTCGACATCCAATGCAGGCTACCAAATACAAAGCCCATAAACACAGCAAGGGTGGCAAGATCTGCAGCGCCAATAGCCCATTGCGGCAGTTCAGGTGATTGGGCATAACGGAAAAATACAAACGCAGCCATGGCGACAAACCATGCCAGTATGGCAAAGAGTAATTTTTTTGTTTGTCGACGTGCTCTCACTAGGGGTATTCGGTACTTTTGGCTGAAAAATCAAAGCCAGTAGTTTATAGAAAATCTGCACAGAGTGTTAGTAAATATTGTGACCTAGATCAATTCGGGTCGATAAATTCCAACCTATGTCGATAAAACCGTAGAATTATTTTCTTGCTCTGGTTCAGTCTAAGGACTTATGTAAATGCGCGTCGCAAAATCTGTTGAGTGAATGCAATTTTTAAATAGAAGCCACGTGGGTTAGAAAGTTTAATTTCTCCGTTGCGGCCGATGCTTTCAGTTAACACACGGCTATTAGCTGCTTTAGGCCTTAGTTGCAGCACTTCGCCATGTTTAGCAGTAATGGTATCGACCTTACCAAGAGCAATAAGCTCCATTATCTCTTCCCAATCCTGGCGAAGCTGAGCTAATTCAAGCTCGCTAGGCTGCCATAAAACCGGGTTGCCCACACGGCGTTCTCCCACTGGAATATGGCGTTCTCCTTGCACAGGGATCCAAAGTACATGGCGCAGTTTATGATAAACCACACTTTGCTCCCACCTGAGACCGCCAATGTCGGTTAGTGGTGCAACAGTAATGTAGGTGGTTTCCATTGGCTTGCCTTGATTATCAATTGGGATGGTTTTTAACTCCACACCAAGATGGGCAAAATCTGGTTCGGGTTTTGAGCCAGCTAGGGCGCCAAGCTCGGTTTCGATGAGTTGTCCAACCCAGCCTTTTTCGCGCTTGAGATTCTCAGGCACTGGAATACCATGTTCGCCTGCAATATCGGCTAGGCGAATACCAGCCATATGGTTGGCACGCGCCATGAGTTCACTAATTGATGTAGGGCTAGAACTTGGCATTGGTGTGACTCTAGTTGACAAATAATGGGAGGTTACCAGTGATAGCTTCCAGTAATTTTTCTTGGTTCGCAAGTGGCGTTACTGAGATTTATCAGTAGCGTTCAAAATATCATCATAGCGAGTCATTGAGGATATTAGTTACTCATGGATATTTATTATCACACTGTTTTATTTAGACTTTTGTCGAAATGGTAGTCTCGTTCGCTATTTGAGTTAGCCGTTAATTAACCTTTTCCCGCCGCTTTCCAACATAGTTATCCACAGAATATTGGGATAACTCCAATAAAATACACGCTATAAAGGATCATATTGTCG
This DNA window, taken from Shewanella maritima, encodes the following:
- the oxyR gene encoding hydrogen peroxide-inducible genes transcriptional activator OxyR, yielding MKNLPSLKNLFYLVNLHQEQNFNRAAKKCFVSQSTLSSGIQNLEEQLGHQLIERDHKSFMFTATGEEVVERARNILTNVDDLVELVKNQGEPMTGEIRLGCIPTIAPFLLSRVVKMCHQDYPELSLLLKEDTTERLLDALGKGELDLLILALPVDTSGFHSMKVGIDPFKMVIHQDLSLDMAQPINYQEMPDESIFLLQAEHCITGHAITACQLGNSAKINPFAATSLHTLVQMVNSKLGTTFLPQMAIDAGILHDTDLNIMLPPGESPYRDIGLVWRQTTSRIKTFRTLGLAIREKLLQQAE
- a CDS encoding adenylate/guanylate cyclase domain-containing protein yields the protein MAAFVFFRYAQSPELPQWAIGAADLATLAVFMGFVFGSLHWMSNVIADISAISRLPYIFSVIFKGLFLLLGAMTLAYVTQFLNMWAIENHMVTLRQMLTAHILYTPAFQSLILYLVAVRVGLAFIEQMGLLVGPRVLLNIGMGKYHQPRYEQRLFLFIDMASSTAHAEKLGDYRFSRLIQDSFSMLADTVTNNEAEIYRYMGDAVLIHWPLKEGVKNDRCMNIYYEFCQQLNWQRSYFEEQYGFVPKFKAAAHCGQVVAAVVGVHKQEISFFSDVLNTLARLQDQCTPLGQRMLISGSLQQRLDLTDSQYVLDNLGLVTLKGKQHPTEVFGVAPKRSASN
- the mutH gene encoding DNA mismatch repair endonuclease MutH, which translates into the protein MPSSSPTSISELMARANHMAGIRLADIAGEHGIPVPENLKREKGWVGQLIETELGALAGSKPEPDFAHLGVELKTIPIDNQGKPMETTYITVAPLTDIGGLRWEQSVVYHKLRHVLWIPVQGERHIPVGERRVGNPVLWQPSELELAQLRQDWEEIMELIALGKVDTITAKHGEVLQLRPKAANSRVLTESIGRNGEIKLSNPRGFYLKIAFTQQILRRAFT